In one Amia ocellicauda isolate fAmiCal2 chromosome 2, fAmiCal2.hap1, whole genome shotgun sequence genomic region, the following are encoded:
- the napgb gene encoding N-ethylmaleimide-sensitive factor attachment protein, gamma b, with protein sequence MAAQKINEAHEHIAKAEKYLKTSFMKWKPDYDSAASEYAKAAVAFKNAKQFEQAKEAYLKEAEAHSDNRALFHAAKALEQAGMMLKDMQRLPEAIQYIEKASMMYVENGTPDTAAMALDRAGKLIEPLNLEKAVELYQQAASVFENEDRLRQAVELLGKSSRLLVRARRLDEAAVSIQKEKNMYKEIENYPTCFKKTIAQVLVHLHRNDFVAADKCVRESYSIPGFSGSEDCIALEQLLQGYDQQDEDQVFSVCNSPLVKYMDNDYAKLALSLRVPGGGTKKKSPVTPQDGAGGSRAEEEDDEYSGGLC encoded by the exons ATGGCAGCCCAGAAAATCAACGAGGCACACGAGCACATCGCCAAGGCAGAAAAATA CCTGAAAACAAGCTTCATGAAATGGAAGCCCGACTATGACAGTGCAGCCTCAGAGTATGCAAAGGCAG CTGTTGCCTTTAAAAATGCCAAACAGTTTGAACAGGCCAAAGAAGCATACCTGAAGGAGGCAGAGGCACACTCAGACAACAGAGC TCTTTTCCATGCCGCCAA AGCACTTGAACAAGCCGGCATGATGCTGAAG GATATGCAACGCTTGCCTGAAGCAATTCAATACATTGAGAAAGCTAGCATGATGTATGTGGAGAATGGCACACCAGATACAGCCGCAATGGCATTGGACAGGGCTGGAAA GCTAATAGAACCTTTAAACCTGGAAAAGGCAGTGGAACTATACCAGCAAGCAGCTTCTGTCTTTGAA AATGAAGACCGACTACGACAGGCAGTGGAGCTTTTGGGTAAATCCTCTAGACTTCTGGTCAGGGCCCGCAG ACTTGATGAAGCTGCAGTATCGATACAAAAGGAGAAGAACATGtataaagaaatagaaaattaCCCTACTTGCTTTAAG AAAACAATTGCACAAGTGCTTGTTCACCTTCACAGAAACGACTTTGTTGCAGCAGACAAATGTGTGCGAGAAAGTTACAG TATCCCAGGTTTCAGTGGCAGTGAGGACTGCATTGCCCTGGAGCAGCTATTGCAGGGCTACGACCAGCAGGATGAAGACCAAGTGTTTTCAGTGTGTAACTCACCTCTAGTTAAATACATGGACAATGAT TACGCCAAGCTTGCTTTGAGTTTAAGAGTACCTGGAGGTGGAACCAAGAAGAAATCGCCAGTCACTCCCCAGGATGGGGCAGGGGGCTCCCGGGCGGAGGAAGAGGACGACGAATACTCTGGGGGGCTGTGCTAG